The genomic stretch TCTTACAGATTCTCAACTTCAAAAAATTGAACAAATACTAAATTCTAAAAGCTCTATTGATCAAAAACAAAAAGCACTCAATGAGCTTGAGAGAATTTCAAAGAAAGTCTTAAATCAAGAGCAAAAAGAAATTGTTCAAAAGCTTCAAAATCAACACGCCAATAATAAGGCATTAAAACATAAAAAGGAGTGTAACACAATGAAAAAAATCATTTGTTGGTTATTTTTAGGATTAAGTTTAAGTATTGTCAATGCAACAGACAGCATTGACATTAAGGTCGAACAAGATATTAATTTCGATGACGGGTTTGGAATGCTTAAAGCCCAGCCCATTTTAAATGGTGTCAAAGATATTCAATTGATGGGAGAATATAACGTTAATTCTCAAAATGGAAATGTTGAAATGAAGTTTGATAAGGTTATTTACAAGGATCAAACTTATACTCTTACCGAACCTTTTGTCAAAAGAGCCAGATTAAAAAATCCCAAAAAAGCAGTTCTAAAGAAAGATTCCAAGATAAAAATTGCAGGAGGATCAAAAAGTGAGATTCTTAATATTTTAAACAGCCCTTCAAGCACGGAATCAAGAAATAGAAGCAGTAATAGTTCTAGCGGAACAGGAGGGGCAATTTCTGGATCAACAAGGGCATTAAGAGGGAATGGGACAAATGGAAATAGCGGAAGCTATGGTTATGGCTCAAATACAAACGGCTATTCTAATGGTTATTTACCCTACATCGGGACAAATTCCAATTCTTCAGACTCCCCATCCTCTAACTCTCCCGATTATAGTTCTCCTACTACCAACAGCGATGGCAGTTGCAAACCTCCCTATATAAAAGATGGCGTTGTCGGCGTGTATGCCAGCGTCGGAGGAAGTTGTCAATTATTTACAGCTCCGAGTTCGGCAATTTATATCAAAGAAAACCAACCCACTTGTCAAAATAAGATTAATTATGCAACCAAAGAAGTGGAAATCGGACAAGAAAAATATATTGCGATGGATGACAATAAGGAATATAAAATCTCTCAATGCGAATACACACCCCCTATCGCTCTTTCAAGCGAAATCGGAAAATGCAAAGCAATTCCTGATTATCAGAGCAATCAAGCCCTTATTCAAAAGCAATATTTTTATGTCAAAGACAATCAAAGAATAGATGTGGGAAACTGCACCCCTACGGATGAAAAAATATCTATGAACGATGATGTGAATGCCTGCGATTATCGCTTTGATTTTATCAACAAAGAAGCGATCAAACAAACTCAATTTTTCTATATGGCAGATAATAAAAAATATAATGTCGGGGAATGCGTAGATAAAAGCGGAGATAATTTCAAATACCCAATGTATGAAGATGCCGCTAATTGTCCTTTTACAACCCTATCTGATGGAGTGAAGCTTTATCAAACTAAACTTGTTTTCAATGATTTACAAGGAGGCAAACACGATGCTACCTCTTGCCGACTCATTGACACACAAGGATTGAAAGTCTTTGAAGAGTTTGCAGGATACGATTATAAAGACACTTCCAAACAAGCCATCAGAAAAATCAATCAATATTTTATCGGTCAAGGCAATCAAAAAATTTATTTAGCCAAAGATGTTGAAACCAATAAAGCTTACCCATATCAACAAGAAGCTTGCGGTTGGACAAACAATGATATTGACAAAGTCAGCACAATGAAATTTGCCAGCTTTTTTCAAGACACAGACGAAAATAAAAAAATTTATACACAAAAATGCGACGATCCTAATAATCTCAATGAAACAAGGATTGCCTATGTGCCTTTAAGCTCAAGAGGGAAACTGGTGGATACACAGCAAAATAAAACGTTGATTCCAGATAGCGGAGGTCTGAAAATCTATGGCACAAATGATTATATTCAGAACACAGGCAATTCAAGCAAAAATATAAGTGGGGCTGACAGCGCTGCAAGTGATAGGGGAAACACTCAGGAATGCCTAGATGGATGGCCTGAAATAAACGATCACGGCAGGATAACATATGGCTTCAAGGGTCTCAAAAATCTATATACTCAAGAGCAAATAGCTGGGCTAAATATCTTTTGGGGAAACAATGGGAGAGGATATCACATTAACGCAGGAAGTCAAGCCGTATATAGCAATGATTTTCCAAATTGTGCCTGGAATACTAAGGCAGATTATTTCACCAATCAAACTATTGCAAAATACGAAGTCGAGTCCATTTATCTAAGAGGAGATGGATCTCGCCTTGAATTACCCAGCGGCGAAATCAAATATTATGCGGAATAAAAACTGATAAGGAGATAACAAATGAACTTAATTAACATTGATGAACAAATCCAAATGATCGAAAAACAAACTTCGCTGATCGGCAAGATCAAACGCCAAAAAAGCATAGTTGAAAAATCTGAAAGGATATTTTTAAGAGACCAAGAAAAACTCAAAAAGCTATTGAGCGAATTTGAAAATGCTAGCTCGAAAAAAGATAATGAGGTGCAAGAATGATCACAAAACTTCTAAGTGAGGCACTCAAAAAGTTTAAACCCTATTTGGAAAGCGGAGCAAATGAAGTATTGATCAATCGTGAATTTGAAGTTGTTTTAGATAAACAAGGGGTTTATGAATTTCACCAAGATGAAAATTTTAACAAAAAATTTTTGGAAAGTTTTTGTATGGAATTAGCTACTTCTAGGGGCTTGAGATTCAATGAAAACAACCCTTCTTTGAGTTGTGAAATACCCATTGATCCAAACAATCAGGAAAATTACTACGGATATCGAGTACAAGCTATTCATCAGTCTATTCTTTATGACAGCGATATCAGTATTTGCATTCGAATTCCTTCCAAAACAATTTTTAAATTGAGCGATTTTGCCTTGAAAGCAGATTCCAGTTACGAATTCATTGAAAGTCTGATACGAGGTAAAAAGAATATTTTAGTCAGCGGGGGAACAGGAACAGGGAAAACAAGCTTTTTAAACGCATTAATGACACAAGTTCCAATAATTGATCGAATTGTAACAATCGAAGACTCTCAAGAGCTAAGAATTGCAAACCCTAACAAAGTGCAAATGCTTATTTCAAAAAATGAAAACAAATTCAGTTATGAAAATGCTTTAAATGCTTCAATGAGACTAAGACCAGACAGAATATTCTTAGGCGAGATTGATACAAGAAATTGCCTGTTATTTTTAAGACTTTCCAACACTGGTCACGATGGAATGCTATCAACTCTCCACGCAAATAATACCAAAGACGCCATCAAAGCCATTATGACTAATGCAATGTTTGGCGGTTTTAATGATAAGGAAGCATTAAAAAGTTATATCCGAACCGCTATCGACTATATTATTCAAATTAAAAGGGAGAAAAACCAAAGGGTAATCTCTGAGGTATTTGATGTTAAGAACTCAATTCAGGATGATTTTGAATGAAACGAATTCATTTATCAATTCAGGAAAAACATGATCAGATACTCGAACGAGAGGCTAAACGACGGAATAAGTCCAAGTCTCAATATTTGAGAGATTTAATCTCAAAAAGAGCCAATAACAAAATTTTAAAAGATCTTGCAAAAATTCAAACTTTTAATTGTGAGATTTTATTGCAAATTTCACGATTGAGTGCCAATATCAATCAAATTGCCTATCACCTGAATTCAGGCTTTAAAACTGATCCCAAAGAGTTCTTCAAAGTATCGGAAGAGTTGCTCGAACATATTCAAATATTGAGAGAAGATTTAAATAAAAACTCAAAATTACTATTAAAGGTTGTTTAATGAAAAAAGCACTGATTGGAATTTTTGTAGCTCCTATTTTAGGCTATATCGTTTATATAATCTCTTTGATGGTTCTTTTTGATTTGAAATTTGATTTAAAACTCTTTGAAGTTTCATATCGCATATTAAAAAGTTTAACCCCCGATGGAATCCATTATTTAAAACCGATGGTTTTTTTGTCTTTATTTTTTGGATTTTTTACACTCCTGATCACTATCTTCTTCTCCCTTTTAAAGGGATCGGGCAAAGGAGATTATGGGAAGTCAAGATTTGCAAATATTAAAGATTTAAGAAAACTTGATCTCAATTATGAGAAAGGTTTGATTTTAGCCAAATATAAAAATAAATTTATTCGTTGTATAGAACCATTGACATCATTAATTGTAGCTCCACCAGGCACAGGAAAAACAGCTTCAATCGTTATTCCAAATTTACTCACTATTCAAAATTCGTGTGTTGTATTAGATATCAAAGGAGAATTAATTCAAAAAACTGCGGGGTATCGGCAAAAAATATTAAAAAACAAAGTTTTAATATTCAGTCCAATGGGTAAAGATAACACTATGAAATTTAATCCGTTTGATGAAAAATGCGTTAAAAATTTTAATTTTGTTCAGAAAAAAAGATTAGTGGAGGAAGTCGCCAATACTCTATTTGTCGCAGAAAAAGGCAAGGATCCTAATGATTTTTGGCTAGCTTCTGCCAAACAACTTTTTATTTTTTTTGCTTTATATGATCTTTGTGTTAAAGGGAAAAGTTCTTTTGGGGATTTAGCCCAAGCAATTCAAAAAGATTATTATGAGGAATTGGAAGGCGATTTTAAAAAAGAATGTGAATTTGAAGAAGAAGTCTTTGATGAAGAGAACCAACAGGCTCAAACTATTATCAAAAGAGACCCTAAAGCAAATACTCTTACAGCATTTTTCAGACAAGTATCTTTAAAAGAGTATAAAACCGAAGAACTTCATAATACCAATGTTCAGGAATTCGTTTTAGTACAAAATCAGGCTAGGATTTATTCAACATCTCCGCAAGAGACGTTTGGAGGATTTACGGCAAATTATATGGTTTATCTGAATGTATTTACAAACCCTGATGTAGCCGAAGCTACAGGCTCAATGAGCTTTGATTATGAGGACTTAAGGGAACAAAAAATTACTCTTTACATCAATATTGGACAAACTGATATTGATACTCTTGCTCCCTTAGTAAGAATATTGATGGAATCTATCGCTAAAAATCTACTTTTAAGAGAAAATTCAGATCCTGACAAATTTATTTATCTGCTTCTTGATGAATTTATTCGTTTCGGAAAGCTTAATTTTATTATGAGATTACCGGAATTATGTCGCAGTTATGGGTTAATTCCTATCTATATCACGCAAAGTTACCAACAAATTCAAGTAACCTATTCTAAAGAAGATGTAGATATTTTGCTGGCTAACACTCATTACCAAGTTGTTTTCAGAATGAATTCTTTTAAAGATGCCAAAGAAGTCAGCGATACAATCGGGGATTTTACAAGAGAAAAAGAGTCCATAAGTGCCTCCAATATGAAATTTGTCGAAAACAATAAATCTGTCTCCAAAGAGGGCTATAAACTACTGACACCTCAAGATATTATGAATCAAAACAAGGAAAAAGTATTGATTTTGGTATCGGGTCATAAAGATACTCCTTTGCAGGCAAAAAGAAATATGTTTTTTAAAAATCAACAATTAAAAAATGCTTCTGAAATCGCCTATGATCCAAATCATATGGCAGTTTAATAAACCCTATGTGTGGGTTTTAAGAAACCTATACATAGAGTTTAACAAGCTCTAAATTTTAAATCAAAGGAGTTTTCATTGGAACTTAAAAGAATTAAAGACTTGCCTGAAGAAGGAGTCTTAACGGCAAGCGGAGAAGTCATTCAGAAATTAGCTGAAATGGGTTTTAACGATGAAGAATCAGAGCAAAACGATGATTCAGAAGATGACGTAGCAAAGGATCAAAACAATGGAAAACAATAACGCAATCAACATCCAATCAGAACAATTAGGCAAAGCAGATAATGTCATTTACTTGGACAATACCCTAGACAATGCAAAATTTCAATCAAGCGAATCAATTGATGAAAAGCCCAAAAACGAGGATAAGAAACAAAATGCTCCAAGCCCCGAAGCTCCAAATATTGCTCCAAGCGATATGGCAAGTCAGATGGAAGGTTATTTGAGATACATAATCGGGATGGCTTGTGAAAGCAAAAAAGCTCCTTGGACTAAGGATAAAACAGCTCAAGAAATTCAAGAAGACAAACTTAAAAAACCATTTAATCCAATTACGGGAATTTCTTATAGCGGAGCGAATCAGTTAGCACTGGAATCTCAAGGCAAAGAAAGTGGTATGTGGCTTACTAGAAAACAAATTGAGAGTTTAGGAGGTCAAATTGATACCGAAAAAAACGAAGGGATTAAAACTTTTTTTGTAAATAAACAAACTAATGAGATTAGATATGTAAGAGTTTATAACGTTACTGACATTGAAAATCTTGACATTACTCAATTACCCCATCAAAAAATGATCTCCATCGATAAAAAACCATTGTTGGATTTACGGGGAATTAATCTATATCCACATACAAAAAAACAAATCTCTATTTATAATCAGGCGATTAAAAACAACACAGACTATAAAGTCCCGCTACTAGAAGCTCCAAAGAAGCAAGAGCAATCTCAAACAAACGGAAAGGGCTTAAGTGCTTGACCTGAATAGGGTAGAAACTCTACCCTTATTATAAATACAAGGATAAACAATGAAAGCATTTCAATTTAATAAACAAAATGACAAATACGAATGGATGATCGAGCAAGCCGATGAACTCACCCTTAAAGAAATCCAAGAAGATGAAAAAGTGCGAATACAAGCAGGTTTTATAGAAACCGACAATGGCAGTTATTATAAGGATTCCAATGCAAAGGCAGACAATGAGTAATACTTACAAAGATATTCAAGACGCACAAATAAAAATGATGGAAGACTATATTCTCTCTCATTTGGATACTGGATTAAAATGGCAAAAAAACTGGGAAGTCCCCACTCTCAATATCCCTCACAATCCTGCCACAGGAACAAAATATAAAAGAACCAACGGGCTTATATTGATGCTTTATCGATCCAAATATGGTTATCAATCAAACCAATGGGCAACATTTGCTCAAATCAAAGAAATGGGGGGCAGTGTGCAAGCAGGAGAAAAGTCTGTTCCTTTTATTTGGAAATATGCTCTTACACCTGAAGAAGCACTGAAAAGAAAAATGATTACGCCTAGTGATCCAAGAATAAATGATGCAGTCGTATTTTTCAATAAAAAAATGCTTTTATTCAATATCGAACAAAGCACGCTGACTCAAGAAATGATCAAAGATTATCAAATCAAACATAATTTTCCTAAACATTATTATGAATCTGACAAAGAAACAACTGCAATGATCGAATCTAAACTTCACAAAGACATTGAAGCTGTTTTAAAAAATTCCAAAATCCCTATTATTGATAATATTGGTTCGCCAAGAGCCTTTTATGATCCACAAAAAGATGAAATTACATTGCCAGATAAAAAATACTTTGATTCATTGGATAGTTACTATTCTACTGCATTGCACGAACTCGGACATTCTACAGGACATCCAAACAGGCTTAATAGAGAAATGGCAGGATTTTCTACCGATAAAATCAGTTATGCCAAAGAAGAGTTTAGAGCTGAATTATATTCAGTATTGCAAGGACTGGAATTGGGGCTAGAAGTCAATCTTAAAAACCACGCAGGATATATTGATAATTGGAAAAATGTATTCAAAAATGAAGAGACCCAAAGAGAAGAAATCAAAAAAGCTCTTAAAGATTCAGTTTCAATGGTGAAATATGTCCAAGAAAATTGGTATCCCGATCACCTCAAACAAGAATTTAGGGTAGAAAAACAAGCTCAAAACGAAGATGTGAAAGAAAACAAAATCAATCCTCCTTTTGAGATAAGAGAAATAAAAACAAGAATTTCAGAGATTCAAAAAGTCTTGTCAAATCCATCGTTAAAAGATAAGACAACTGCCTTAAAAGAGCTTGAAAAAATAGCAAAACAGCCTTTAACACAGTTTGAACGCCAAGCTATTCAAAGACTGCAAAATCAACACCAATGCAAAGGATTGAGAATATGAGCGTGATTATCATTGAAGCACCCAATAAATGCGAAAAAATCGCCAGTATTACTAATGCTAAAGTGTTTGCAACCAAAGGTCATTTCAAACAGCTGGCAGAAGAAGAATGGCTGGATTTTGAAACTTACGAACCTCAATTTGATTTTATGAATGAAAAGAAAAAATCCATTGATCACATATTAAGAGAGTGCAAAAATCAAGATGTTTACATTGCTACCGATCCAGATCGAGAAGGATATGCTATCGGGTATATGTTTTATGAAATGGTTAAAAACATTGCCAAAAGTGTCAAGAGGGCAGAATTTCACGAAATCACAGAAAGCGGAGTCAGGAAAGGCTTGGAATCCTCATTGCCTTTTAATCAAACCAATGTGAAATTCTTTGAAGCGTTTAAAGCTAGAGTAGTTGGAGATAAGTTGGTAGGATTTATCCTAAGCCCCAAACTTTCAAAACTTCTAGATATTAAAAGAATGAGTGCAGGAAGGGTTCAAACACCAGCACTCAAACTTATTGTAGATAGAGAATTGGAAATTGAAGCGTTCGAAAAAATCCCAGCCGATCAAAAAATCGACTTTAAAATCATAGCAAAATCAAAAAAAGATAATAAAACTTTTGATTTAAACAATGACAATCGATTTAAGACTAAAGATCAAGCACAAGAGTTCTTAAACTCTATTGTTGAAATCAAACAAGCATTAGTTTCAAAAAAAGAGACCAAACAAGGCAAACAATCCCCAGATAAACCATTCCAAACCGCCACTATGATCAAAAAAGCCAATCAAGTTTATGGCTTTAGCAGTGATAAAACAATGGCTTTAGCCCAAAATCTATACGAAAAAGGATTGATCACTTATCATAGAACTGATGCAGAAAACTTAAGTCTAGAGTTTCTTAACGAAGCCAAGTCGTTTTTAGAGCCTTTATACGAATGGTATCAATATAAAGAATACAAAGCAGGCGCTCAAAGTCAAGCCGAAGCACACGAAGCAACTAGGATCACTCATATTCACCCTTATGAAAAAATAGAAACTTTAATCTCAAAAGAAAAGCTCACTAAAGAACACGAAGATTTATATCGATTAATTTATTGCAACAGCATTCTCTCTCAAGCCAAAGATTGTCTTTTTGAAACAAATCGATATGAATTTAATCTAAAAGGAAGGAGCTTTTATCTATCGACAAAAGAGATCAAATACAACGGCTTTAAAAACGTTTTTCTCAAAGAAGAGCCGGAGAATGAAAAAGAAGAACTGAAAGATCTGACCTTGCAACTCAATGAAATGGATACAGTTGAAATCTTAAATTTTGAGATTAAAGAAGTAAATAAAAAAGCTCCGTCCAGATTCAAAGAAAGCGAATTTATACCGCTTTTACAAAAATTAGGCATCGGCAGACCTAGCACATATCATACTTTTATCCCCAAACTCATTGAGCGAGAATATATTCAAATTCAAACAAAAGGCAAAAAACAGGAATTGAAAGCCTTAGAAAGAGGAAAATTAGCGATTGAAGCTTTAAAAAAAGAAGATGAATGGATTACCCAAAGCGAATTCACTGCTCAAATGGAAAATATTCTTGACTTAATCACAAATGGTCAATCTCATTACATCGACTTTGTGAAAACTCTGCACGAAAAATTAGGGTTTATCAAGCTAAGTAAAAGGGAGAAAAAGCCCCCGAGCCTTAAACAAATAGCCTTAATGGAAAAGCTTTCGACAGAACACAATATCCCTATACCTCCTGAAGCAAGAGAAGATGTTCAAGAATGCTCAAAGTGGCTAGATAAAGCTTTTAAAAAGCAACCTTCAAGTGCGGGGCAAATTAAATTTGCCGAAGATATCTTTGAAAAAACAGGGATTCAACTGCCAAAAAATTATAAAGAATCAGCGGAGGCGTGTAAAAATTACATTGAGAAAAATAAGTCAAAATTAAATCAAATGAAGGACAAAAAATGACCAATATCATCACAATATCAGGAAATCTAGTCAGCGGAGCAGAGCTTAAAATTATCGGTAAAAATAATGTATGTGTTTGTAATTTTACTATCGCAAACAATAGGAGATTTAAAAATGAAAAGGGCGAAGTAATCGAGAGACCTTGTTTTATTGACATAAGCCTATTTGGAGCTTATGCTGAAGCTTTACACAAACATTTAACCAAAGGCAAAGGCGTAATTGTTACAGGCGAACTTATTCAAGATGTTTGGGAAAATGAAGGCAAAAAATACTCCAAACATCGAATCAGAGCCAAAGAAATTGATTTTAGAGAATCAAAATCAAAAGAAGAAGAAAAAGCTCAAGAAAGGGCTGAGAGAGAACAAGCTCAAAACGAAAGTTTCATTAACATAGAAGGAGATCAAATTACAGTATCGATATAGAAGCAAGAATAAAATTATAAAAAAATTCTATAATTATAGAAATTTAAGGAATTCAAATGAACCGAACAAACGAAATCCTCATAGAGCTGTCAAAAAAATATATATGGTGGCAAAAACCTCAAGAAACGATACAAAGTCCTGAAAAAATCATTTTAAAAACAATGGATATCGGGACTTTTGAAGATGCAAATATTTTATTGGAAAATTTTGACAAGCAATTTTTAATTGAAACTCTTCAAAAATCAGAAATCGGTTCAATGCGAAAAAAATCTTGGCATTATTGGCACATTATTCTTGGTATTTGCGATTATAATCATATTCCGCCAATGCCTACAAAAAGAGTAAAAAATGTTTTATAAAGAAATACTTCCCAAAGAACAACAAGAAATCCTACAATACTTAAAACCCATTACAGATAAGGATTTTATTCTCTTTGGAGGCACTGCTATCGCCTTGCAATTAGGGCATAGAGTATCTGTAGATTTTGATTTTTTTAGATCCGAGCCACTCGATCAAAATGAAAAAACAAAAATATCAAATCTGAATTTTCTCAATAATTTCACTACGCTACAAAATGAAGAAAACACATTTGTTATTAGCGTTAATGGTGTAAAACTATCTTTTTTTGGTGGGATTGATTTTGTAAAATTATCTAAATTCAAGTCTTTTGAGACTCTAAAAATAGCTCAATTAGAAGATTTACTGGCAACAAAATTAGCTGTTATCACTCAAAGAGTGGAATATAAAGATTATATCGATGTGATTCACATCATTAACAACGGGTTATCTTTACAGCAGGGATTTAAAAAAGCTAAAGAATTTTACGGGAATCAATTATCAATTCAAGACACATTAAAAACATTAATTTATTTTGAAGGCGGGGATTTATACCAATTAAAAGATAATGAAAAAGAAGTTCTTACCAAAGCCGTTTATGGATTCAACAAACTGATTCAAGATAAAAGACTAGAAAATACTAAACAAAAAACAAATCCTTATGAAGCCGTTAATATTCCAATGGATGAAATATTATTAAAATTAGGCTATGAATACAAGCGTGAAAAATGCACAAAACGAAATTTTACAATGGAAAACCAAAATGGTGATTTAGTCGTAATCTCAAGAATGTCCAACGATCATTATTTATATTTTAATCCATTTAATGACAACGACAGAGGCAATATTCATAGTTTTTGCAAAAATCGGGGAGTTTCACTTAAAGAAATTCTATATGCCAATACCTTTGAATACGCTCATAAACTCCAATACACAGATCCCAAAGAAAAAGAAAGCAATTCTCTTAAAGCCATATTTGAGTTTGAAAAATTCAGAGAAGCTAAGGGGAATAGTAATTATTTAGAATTCCAACGAGGTATTTCCAGAAAAATTAGCGAAGCTTTTAACATCAAACTGGACGATCATAATAATGTTTGCTTCCCTCACTATTGCCTAGAAAAAATACCTGGATTTAAAAAGGGAGAAAAAGATTTAGAGTTTATTTGTCAGAGCGGTTATACTCTTAAATTTCGAAATCCTTTATTTAAGGATCGGGATGGCAACCCCTTAAATAAACCCATAAAATCACTTTGCTATGGCGGGAAAGGGCTTGAAATTCTAAAATCTCCCGATTGCACGCACTTAAGTAAAGTTCAAAACATCATCATTACTGAGTCCAGCATTGACTCACTATCATTTTTTGAGCTGAAAAAAGAACGGGGAGAGAGAAATTTTGATTTTAATAATACTTTGCTATGTGCCACAGGTGGCAATAAAAACGAATCCACAACGAAAGTTCTTGAATTCATCAGAGATCGTGCGACAGAAGCCACTTTTATTTTAGCGATGGATCAAGATGAAAAGGGTAAATACTTTACAGAACAACTTAAGGAGCTTTTAAAAGGGAGAAAAATCAAAGAGGAATATTCCGAGTTTAAAGATTTTAACGATGATTTAAGGGCTTTTAAAATTATTTCAAAAGACAAATTGAATTTAGAAACCAATCAAGACCTCAAAAAATCTTTAGAAAATAAAATGTGTCAAATCCTCAAAGATTTAAAAAATCACAGAATAAATCCAAAACAAAGAGAATTTGAACTTCAAAAACTTGAAGTAATTAAAACCATCTGCCCTTTCAATCGAATTCAAGACAAATTTTATCAAGAGATAGTGCAAGAAAAAGAGCTAAATTTAAGGAGGTAAAGCTACTTTACTAATCCTCAATCTCTTATAAACCTTAAGTCATTTAGTTATGAAA from Helicobacter sp. 12S02232-10 encodes the following:
- a CDS encoding nucleotidyl transferase AbiEii/AbiGii toxin family protein; the encoded protein is MFYKEILPKEQQEILQYLKPITDKDFILFGGTAIALQLGHRVSVDFDFFRSEPLDQNEKTKISNLNFLNNFTTLQNEENTFVISVNGVKLSFFGGIDFVKLSKFKSFETLKIAQLEDLLATKLAVITQRVEYKDYIDVIHIINNGLSLQQGFKKAKEFYGNQLSIQDTLKTLIYFEGGDLYQLKDNEKEVLTKAVYGFNKLIQDKRLENTKQKTNPYEAVNIPMDEILLKLGYEYKREKCTKRNFTMENQNGDLVVISRMSNDHYLYFNPFNDNDRGNIHSFCKNRGVSLKEILYANTFEYAHKLQYTDPKEKESNSLKAIFEFEKFREAKGNSNYLEFQRGISRKISEAFNIKLDDHNNVCFPHYCLEKIPGFKKGEKDLEFICQSGYTLKFRNPLFKDRDGNPLNKPIKSLCYGGKGLEILKSPDCTHLSKVQNIIITESSIDSLSFFELKKERGERNFDFNNTLLCATGGNKNESTTKVLEFIRDRATEATFILAMDQDEKGKYFTEQLKELLKGRKIKEEYSEFKDFNDDLRAFKIISKDKLNLETNQDLKKSLENKMCQILKDLKNHRINPKQREFELQKLEVIKTICPFNRIQDKFYQEIVQEKELNLRR